The DNA sequence CAAGCAGCAGAGAAAATATAGAGCCGTTTGCGTAAGGCGATGCCGCGCATATTAGCGCAAGAAGCACTGCAATAGATTTAAGTGTTTTTATAATCATTATTTCTCAATTACAAACTCTACCCTGCGATTTCTATAACGACCCTCTTCAGTAAGATTTGATGCAACCGGCTTTGTTAAACCCATACCTGCGTAAGTTAAGCGTTCAGCGGGAATACCCATATTTATTAACTCATTCATAACTTCTTTAGCTCTGTTTTCTGAAAGCTTTTGATTGTATATTTCACTGCCTTTACTGTCAGTATGGCCATCAACACGCACATTCATATCCGTATGATTTTTAAGCACTCTATATACACTTTCAACCTTGGGTAATTCGGAATCTTTTACATTGTACTTGTCAAAATCAAAGTTAACGC is a window from the Endomicrobiales bacterium genome containing:
- a CDS encoding OmpA family protein; protein product: VNFDFDKYNVKDSELPKVESVYRVLKNHTDMNVRVDGHTDSKGSEIYNQKLSENRAKEVMNELINMGIPAERLTYAGMGLTKPVASNLTEEGRYRNRRVEFVIEK